From a single Brassica oleracea var. oleracea cultivar TO1000 chromosome C5, BOL, whole genome shotgun sequence genomic region:
- the LOC106344707 gene encoding uncharacterized protein LOC106344707: protein MADIKGKGILYEDDDAPIKLTDQDDSHVTKEYHLSLIGKVLNPKKQNVEKLLQTVPTQWGVQERVTANDLGNGKFLINFTSEEDLKSVLEKGPFHFNYCMFVLVRWEPIVHDDYPWIIPFWVEVVGIPLHLWTVTNMKSIGGRLGMLMRILLSSQQVECLLMSTQDDL from the coding sequence ATGGCGGACATTAAAGGAAAAGGAATCTTGTATGAGGATGATGATGCACCGATTAAGCTTACGGATCAAGATGATTCTCACGTCACAAAGGAGTATCATCTATCTCTGATTGGTAAAGTCCTCAATCCGAAGAAACAAAACGTGGAGAAGCTCCTACAGACAGTGCCAACACAGTGGGGAGTGCAAGAACGAGTTACTGCTAATGACTTGGGGAATGGGAAGTTTTTAATAAACTTTACATCAGAGGAGGATCTAAAATCTGTACTGGAAAAGGGTCCATTCCACTTTAATTACTGCATGTTTGTCTTGGTTCGATGGGAACCCATTGTCCACGATGACTATCCCTGGATAATTCCCTTTTGGGTTGAGGTGGTTGGGATCCCTCTACACTTGTGGACGGTTACAAACATGAAGAGTATTGGTGGACGGCTTGGTATGTTAATGAGGATACTATTGAGCTCTCAGCAGGTAGAATGCTTATTGATGTCGACTCAAGACGACCTCTGA
- the LOC106293706 gene encoding probable WRKY transcription factor 71 isoform X1 produces MADHKNTSFEEKSFTSLTNCLKSSLVMDYNSLEKVFNNSSPFQPISPSSMGQIANYPYLNLNPYSPIVSSSSNEADPKESLGDKISMEDHDGDQRGVGESSKQFMVRTKQGKGKGEKKEREARVAFMTKSDIDHLEDGYRWRKYGQKAVKDSPYPRSYYRCTTQKCNVKKRLERSSQDPSIVITTYEGKHNHPIPSGLRGPVIAEHLLGNRENGLLHSFPRHHREFLMMNHSPVNYQSVGSVPYEHSRPNSSNLREVVDYGLLQDIVPSMLLKHES; encoded by the exons ATGGCTGATCACAAGAACACTTCTTTCGAGGAAAAATCTTTCACAAGCTTAACCAATTGCTTAAAAAGTTCATTAGTAATGGATTATAACTCACTAGAAAAAGTCTTCAATAATAGTTCCCCTTTCCAACCGATTTCACCGTCCAGTATGGGACAAATAGCGAATTACCCTTACTTAAACCTCAATCCGTATTCTCCAATAGTCTCTTCTTCCTCCAATGAAGCCGACCCTAAAGAAAGCCTCGGAGATAAGATCTCAATGGAGGATCATGACGGAGACCAACGTGGTGTTGGTGAAAGCTCCAAGCAGTT TATGGTTAGGACAAAACAAGGTAAAGGAAAAGGAGAGAAGAAGGAAAGAGAAGCTAGGGTTGCTTTTATGACCAAAAGCGACATTGATCATCTTGAAGATGGTTATAGATGGAGAAAATACGGACAAAAAGCCGTCAAGGACAGCCCTTATCCAAG GAGTTACTATAGGTGCACAACGCAAAAATGTAACGTGAAGAAACGCTTAGAGAGATCGTCTCAAGATCCCTCGATCGTAATCACAACCTACGAAGGCAAACACAACCATCCGATCCCGTCGGGTTTGAGAGGTCCTGTCATCGCGGAACATCTATTAGGTAACCGTGAAAATGGTCTGCTCCATAGCTTCCCACGTCACCATCGAGAGTTTCTTATGATGAATCATTCTCCGGTCAATTATCAGTCGGTGGGATCTGTACCGTACGAACATAGTCGTCCTAACTCTAGTAATCTACGTGAAGTTGTTGACTATGGTCTTCTTCAAGACATTGTTCCTTCAATGCTTTTGAAGCACGAATCTTGA
- the LOC106293706 gene encoding probable WRKY transcription factor 71 isoform X2: protein MADHKNTSFEEKSFTSLTNCLKSSLVMDYNSLEKVFNNSSPFQPISPSSMGQIANYPYLNLNPYSPIVSSSSNEADPKESLGDKISMEDHDGDQRGVGESSKQLTKQGKGKGEKKEREARVAFMTKSDIDHLEDGYRWRKYGQKAVKDSPYPRSYYRCTTQKCNVKKRLERSSQDPSIVITTYEGKHNHPIPSGLRGPVIAEHLLGNRENGLLHSFPRHHREFLMMNHSPVNYQSVGSVPYEHSRPNSSNLREVVDYGLLQDIVPSMLLKHES from the exons ATGGCTGATCACAAGAACACTTCTTTCGAGGAAAAATCTTTCACAAGCTTAACCAATTGCTTAAAAAGTTCATTAGTAATGGATTATAACTCACTAGAAAAAGTCTTCAATAATAGTTCCCCTTTCCAACCGATTTCACCGTCCAGTATGGGACAAATAGCGAATTACCCTTACTTAAACCTCAATCCGTATTCTCCAATAGTCTCTTCTTCCTCCAATGAAGCCGACCCTAAAGAAAGCCTCGGAGATAAGATCTCAATGGAGGATCATGACGGAGACCAACGTGGTGTTGGTGAAAGCTCCAAGCAGTT GACAAAACAAGGTAAAGGAAAAGGAGAGAAGAAGGAAAGAGAAGCTAGGGTTGCTTTTATGACCAAAAGCGACATTGATCATCTTGAAGATGGTTATAGATGGAGAAAATACGGACAAAAAGCCGTCAAGGACAGCCCTTATCCAAG GAGTTACTATAGGTGCACAACGCAAAAATGTAACGTGAAGAAACGCTTAGAGAGATCGTCTCAAGATCCCTCGATCGTAATCACAACCTACGAAGGCAAACACAACCATCCGATCCCGTCGGGTTTGAGAGGTCCTGTCATCGCGGAACATCTATTAGGTAACCGTGAAAATGGTCTGCTCCATAGCTTCCCACGTCACCATCGAGAGTTTCTTATGATGAATCATTCTCCGGTCAATTATCAGTCGGTGGGATCTGTACCGTACGAACATAGTCGTCCTAACTCTAGTAATCTACGTGAAGTTGTTGACTATGGTCTTCTTCAAGACATTGTTCCTTCAATGCTTTTGAAGCACGAATCTTGA
- the LOC106295514 gene encoding glycine--tRNA ligase 1, mitochondrial translates to MDAAEQSLRQSLSEKSSSVESQGNAVRALKASRAGKPEIDAAIDLLNKLKLEKSAVEKQLQSTITSSGNGSLNREAFRQAVVNTLERRLFYIPSFKIYRGVAGLFDYGPPGCAVKSNVLSFWRQHFILEENMLEVDCPCVTPEVVLKASGHVDKFTDLMVKDEKTGTCYRADHLLKDYCTDKLEKDLTISAEKAAEFKDVLAVMEDYSPEELGAKLKEYGITAPDTKNPLSDPYPFNLMFQTSIGPSGLIPGYMRPETAQGIFVNFKDLYYYNGRKLPFAAAQIGQAFRNEISPRQGLLRVREFTLAEIEHFVDPENKSHPKFPDVSKLEFLMFPREEQMSGQSAKKLCIGEAVAKGTVNNETLGYFIGRVYLFLTRLGIDKERLRFRQHLANEMAHYAADCWDAEIESSYGWIECVGIADRSAYDLRAHSEKSGVALVAEEKYAEPKEVEKLVINPVKKELGLAFKGNQKNVVESLEAMNEKEAMEMKASLESKGEVEFYVCTLGKNVIIKKNMVSISKEKKKEHQRVFTPSVIEPSFGIGRIIYCLYEHCFSTRPSKAGDEQLNVFRFPPLVAPIKCTVFPLVQNQQFEEATKVISKELTSVGISHKIDITGTSIGKRYARTDELGVPFAITVDSDTSVTIRERDSKDQVRVSLEEAASLVSSVAEGKMTWQDVWARFPHHSSAAADE, encoded by the exons ATGGACGCCGCCGAACAATCTCTCCGTCAATCTCTCTCGGAGAAATCGTCCTCCGTCGAATCCCAAGGTAACGCCGTACGCGCTCTCAAGGCCTCCCGCGCAGGGAAGCCCGAGATCGACGCCGCAATCGACCTCCTCAACAAACTCAAGCTCGAGAAATCCGCCGTCGAGAAGCAGCTCCAATCCACCATCACCAGCTCCGGAAACGGCTCCCTCAACCGCGAGGCTTTCCGACAAGCCGTCGTCAACACGCTCGAGCGTCGCTTGTTCTACATTCCTTCCTTCAAGATCTACCGTGGCGTAGCTGGCCTTTTCGATTACGGCCCTCCTGGCTGCGCCGTCAAATCCAATGTCCTCAGCTTCTGGCGTCAG CATTTCATTCTGGAGGAGAACATGCTTGAAGTAGATTGTCCATGCGTGACACCAGAGGTCGTACTCAAGGCGTCTGGTCATGTGGATAAGTTCACTGATCTCATGGTCAAGGATGAGAAAACTGGAACTTGTTACCGTGCGGATCATTTGCTTAAAGACTATTGCACCGATAAGCTGGAGAAAGATCTCACCATCTCTGCTGAGAAAGCTGCTGAATTTAAGGATGTTCTTGCTGTCATGGAAGATTATTCCCCTGAAGAGCTTGGTGCCAAGCTTAAGGAGTATGGGATCACTGCTCCCGACACCAAGAACCCGCTCTCTGATCCTTACCCGTTTAACTTGATGTTTCAGACATCCATCGGCCCATCTGGTTTGATTCCTGG TTACATGCGTCCTGAAACGGCACAAGGCATATTTGTTAACTTTAAGGACTTGTATTATTACAATGGGAGGAAACTTCCCTTTGCTGCTGCTCAAATTGGTCAAGCCTTCAGAAACGAG ATATCTCCTCGTCAAGGTCTTCTTAGAGTTCGTGAATTCACTCTGGCAGAAATTGAGCACTTTGTTGATCCTGAGAATAAGTCCCATCCTAAATTCCCTGATGTATCAAAGTTGGAGTTCCTCATGTTTCCAAGAGAAGAACAGATGTCCGGCCAATCTGCGAAGAAGCTTTGCATTGGCGAAGCTGTTGCTAAG GGAACTGTGAACAACGAAACTTTAGGTTATTTCATTGGGAGAGTTTATCTGTTCCTTACCCGTCTTGGCATAGACAAGGAACGTCTGCGTTTCCGCCAACATCTAGCAAATGAAATGGCCCACTATGCAGCAGACTGCTGGGATGCTGAAATTGAGAGCTCTTATGGGTGGATCGAATGTGTTGGGATTGCAGATAGGTCTGCCTACGACCTACGTGCTCACTCG GAAAAAAGTGGCGTTGCTCTTGTGGCTGAAGAGAAGTATGCAGAACCTAAAGAAGTAGAG AAACTTGTGATTAATCCTGTGAAGAAAGAGCTGGGTCTTGCATTCAAAGGAAATCAAAAGAATGTAGTTGAATCTTTGGAG GCCATGAATGAGAAAGAAGCTATGGAGATGAAAGCAAGCCTGGAATCAAAAGGGGAAGTGGAGTTCTACGTGTGTACCCTCGGGAAAAACGTGATCATCAAGAAGAACATGGTGTCAATCTCAAAGGAGAAGAAGAAAGAGCACCAGCGGGTGTTCACACCTTCAGTGATTGAACCATCTTTCGGGATTGGTCGGATCATATATTGTCTGTACGAGCATTGCTTCAGCACAAGGCCAAGCAAGGCAGGGGACGAGCAGTTGAACGTTTTCCGTTTCCCTCCTCTTGTGGCTCCCATCAAGTGCACGGTTTTCCCGCTTGTTCAGAACCAACAGTTCGAGGAAGCAACCAAAGTGATCTCTAAGGAACTCACTTCTGTTGGCATCTCCCATAAGATCGACATCACTG GTACATCGATAGGGAAAAGATATGCGAGAACCGATGAGCTGGGAGTGCCATTTGCAATAACGGTGGACTCGGATACATCAGTGACGATCAGAGAAAGAGACAGCAAAGACCAAGTCAGAGTTAGCTTGGAGGAGGCAGCCTCTTTGGTGAGCTCAGTCGCGGAGGGGAAGATGACATGGCAAGACGTCTGGGCTAGGTTCCCTCACCACTCTTCTGCTGCTGCAGACGAGTAG
- the LOC106293604 gene encoding rRNA 2'-O-methyltransferase fibrillarin-like produces the protein MNQVVFFSLLVSVLVQVLVKTFPRKISSSAGDLLSCSYAVLDKTNSIDGTVPEEVMFQSEVKKLQQEQFRPAEQVSISSQEMLQYIVLE, from the exons ATGAATCAAGTTGTATTCTTTTCTTTGCTTGTCAGTGTTTTGGTTCAAGTCTTGGTGAAAACGTTTCCGCGGAAAATATCCTCAAG TGCAGGGGATCTTCTTAGTTGTTCATATGCGGTACTTGACAAG ACAAACTCGATTGACGGAACAGTTCCAGAAGAAGTTATGTTTCAGAGTGAGGTGAAGAAGTTACAACAGGAGCAGTTCAGGCCAGCAGAGCAAGTTTCAATTTCATCACAAGAGATGCTGCAGTACATCGTCTTGGAGTGA